The sequence GAGCTTACAGAAGTTGAAATTAAAGCGATTAAAGACTCACTGTGAAAAAATAACGAGAAGAAGATTCTACTTAAGCGTTTGTAAATAGATATGTAAAGGATGATTGATATGAGACCATTGATACACCATGTTTCTGTGATTAATAGTGATATGAAAAAGTCATTTGAATTTTATAAACACATTTTAGGAATGAAGTTAGTTATTAAAACCGTTAATCAAGATGATCGAGAGATGTACCATTTGTTTTTTGGAAACGCTAAAGGAAGTGCAGGCAGTGAATTCACAGTATTTGAAATGTCAGGTATTCCTAACAGGAAATTTGGAAATAACTCAATCGATCGGACCATCTTTAAAGTAAACACTGAAGAATCTTTAGATTATTGGCAAAAAAGATTGGAAGCGTTTGATATTTGTCATTATGGTATTGAAGAATATAATAACAAAAAACTATTAAGATTTGAAGATTACGATGGCACGCCTTTAGGTTTAACCATAAAAAACAAGGATGAACTCGCGCATAATTTTCATCCAAATAAAACTGCAGATATTCCAATAGAGCATTCAATTCTAGCAATTGATTCTGTCCATTTGAGAATTCCGTTTCCTAAAGCCAGCCAGAAAATTTTAGAGGATTTATTAAAGTGGAAGACGTGTTCAAAAATGATAGGTTTTAATAAAGCTGAAACGATTATTTTAAGTAATGAGTCCACTGACTTATATCAAGAAGTTCATTTGATCCATGATAACAGTGCAGTTCCAGAAACAATGGGAATTGGCGGCACTCATCATGTTGCGTTCTCTGCCGAGTCATATGGCACATTAATGGGTTATGAAGAATGGCTAATCAACTATAATATGATGTCTTCAGGTATTAAAGATCGAGAAATATTTAAATCTTTGTATTTTAGAGAGGCTAACAGAATATTATTTGAAATAGCGACAGAGGAAATGAACCATGATATATTAGAAAATGATTTTGCTGACGTTGATGAATATCCTCTCTACTTACCTGCTTTTTTAGAGAAAGATCGAGAAAAAATAGAATACAATTTAAAATAAACCATTCATTCTAGCTACAATATCTCGTTGTTTATTTGAAAAAAGTGATGAAAGCTTATTTTTTCAAGTTGTAAAGCTCTATAAAACTTAATGATAGGTAACTATTTGTTCAATATAAAATAGACAAGTAATCTAACGAGGTATTTAACTTATCTGAGCATCCGCTTTTTGGTGATTTAGAGATAATTGTCTATATACGATACTATAAAGCTTGTAGTATACTTAAATTATTATGTAGGGAAAGGTGGAAAATAGGTTACCTAGTATTGTGCTTTGGGCTTTTGGCCTTGTTTTAACTTTATGGGGTTTATACTCGATGAATAGAGCGTTTAAAAAGAATAAGACTAAAAATAATTTAATTCAGTTGTTATTAACAGGGGAAGCTTCTGGAATTGGACAATTTATTTCAGGTATAGTTACTATAGCTGTGGGCTTCGTTGTTTTGTATTTCCAAAACAAATAATTTTAAGTTAATGAATTCATAAGGAACCAGCAGCGAGTCTATTGTTAGTGGTTAGGCATGGTTATGAAATTATTAAAAATGATTATAGTGGTGGATTTTATCTAGAAGAAGTTTAATAGCTTTAGTGGTTAAAATTAAATAATACAAAAAGAAACAAGCATTAATAGATATCTGTATGGTAGATAAGCAATTAATGCGAAAAAAGTAATCGTCAACTCAAAGTTGAAACGGTTACTTTTTTTTGCGATTTAATTAGTAGGTTAACTCATTTCAACTATGAAATGAGTCATATTCCAAAATTAAGTCTTTTTAAATAGAGTAATGAAAACCTAGGATGTAAGCATCAGCAAAAATTATGATAAAGTTGTAGGCTCACTCTTTGTGGATAGGCTACACTAAGTTAGACAGAATAAATGAGGGCTTGTAAACTAAGACTACTAATAAAAAGGAGTGTGCTACTATGCCACGTCAACGTCGAACATTTACGCCTGAATTTAAACTGCAAATGGTGAAGCTTTATGAAAATGGAAAGTCACGTGCTGATATTGCTCGTGAATATGATTTAACCCCTTCGGGATTAGATAAATGGATTAAAAATCATCAAGCTACTGGCTCGTTCGCAGCTAAAGATAATCGAACAGAAGATGAAATAGAACTAAATAAATTACGTAAAGAAAATCAGCGGTTACTAATGGAGAATGATATTTTAAAGCAAGCGGCGCTGATCATGGGACGAAAATAAATGTGATTCGTAATAACGCTCACCTTTATTCGGTATCAGCAATGTGTGCCGTCCTCGAGATTAAAAGGAGCACCTATTATTATCATATAAATTTAGATGCCACTTCGCAGCGAAAAACAGAGGACATCGCACTTTCAAAAGAAATTGAACGGATTTTCAAAGAAAGCCGTAATAATTATGGTACGCGTAAAATCAAAAGAGAATTATTAAAGTTAGCTGAACCTAAACATGTATCAAGACGCCGAATTAGCCGCATAATGCATTCGTTAGGTTTAGTTTCAAACTACACTGTGGCTCAATTTAAACCGCAAAAATCACGTTCGAATGAGGCACTTATAAGAAACGAGTTAAAACGTGCGTTCATTCAAGAAAAAGAATTAGCTGTCGTTGTAAGTGATTTAACATACGTTCGTGTCGGTGGAAAGTGGCATTATGTATGTTTATTTGTAGACCTTTTCAATCGTGAAATTATTGGACATAGTGTAGGAGAAAACAAGACTGCAAGTCTTGTCTATGAAGCATTAGCAAGCATTTCTGCAAATTTAAATGACATACAGCTGTTTCACACGGATCGAGGGAAAGAATTTGATAATCGGTTGATTGATGAAGCGCTTGAAACATTTAATATTCAACGTTCACTAAGTATGAAGGGTTGTCCTTACGATAACGCTGTAGCGGAAGCAACATTCAAAGTGTTTAAAACAGAATTCGCAAACCAAGCTCACTTTTCCAATCTTAATCAGCTGGAACTTGAATTAAATGATTACGTTCATTGGTTTAATAACATCCGTATTCATGGAACATTGGGTTATTTAACGCCTACCGAATTTAAATTACAGCCCTTATAATTTTTGTTCAATTTACTGTTGCCATTCCATTGTTAAAGAAAAAAGGAGTGTAGGATGCATCATAATAGTGCACTGAAATCATGTTCAATGATGTCTTGTAATACAAATTGGTCGTCCTGATAATGATATTTAAAGAAGGAACAGTTTTGAATTTTAGTATTCTTTTTAACAGTACCAGTGTGTTCCCAGTGACGATAAAAATTTGCAATTGCGGCACCGTGTGAAACAATTAAAATACTATCGGCCGGACTATTACTTACAATATCGGCTACGGTAGTACTAATACGGTTTTCAAGTTCTATTTGTGACTCTCCGCCAAATTGTACAAAAAAATCGTTATAAGGGAGTGGCGGGTTTAAATGTTCGCCTTCACCTTCATAAGAACCGAAATTCCATTCACGTAAATTTTTAATCCGTTGATAAGGCTGATGAGTTAATAGTTCAAGCGTATCAACCGCTCGTTCCGATGTTGAGCTATAGGCTTCATCAAATGTGATTTTTTCTGTTTGTAAGTGAGCGTGTGCAATTTTTGCTTGTTGAATACCAATAGCTGTTAGAGGGGAATCACAAAAACCTTGTATTTTATGTTGCGCATTGAATAAGGTTTGTCCATGTCTCACTAAATATAATGTTGTCATTTTTTTAACTCCTTTATCACATATATATGATAAGTATAGCTTAAAGTATCGTGGAATTCAGTGGATTTAAATGATGAAATGTGACAACATCAAAGCTATCAGATGTTTTTATAACCCATAACTTGCATTTTATGTATTTTTTGTACAATGATATTAGGTGTTAAGTTGCTAACAAATTTTTGGTTATATTATTTCTGTATGTTGTATTCAGTAACATAATTCTCTATAATCAAGGTGACTCTAAATAAGATGAACGTCTTATTTATAAAAACTAGTCGTAAACAAACGTTACATTGGGAAACGTTATGTTGCAATTGAGTTAATAAAGAGTGGTTTACGCGGAATACATTAATTGGGGGAACTCCTGTGAAAAAACGTCCATTACAGATACTCGTCGTTTCATTGTTGGCAATTTTAATCGTAGGCGGTATTTTCTTAAACAATAAATATGCTAAGGTTGCTAAGTCAGAAACAAATAATAGCAGCGAAATACAAGCAGATAAAACAGCGGACAGTGCTGGAAAAACGAGTAACACCGATGCAAAAAAAGAAAAATCTGCTGAAAAAGAAAAAACTAAACTGAAAAAAGAAGAAACGAAATCTAGTAAAGTTAAAGAAAAAGCAACAAAAGAAACAATTGAATCAAACAAAGATAAGCAGATAAAAAACAATGAAAAAACGAAACAAGAAAAGTCTCAAGTAGCTAAAAACGAAAAAATAAATGAGCGAAAAACGATTGATAATTCTAATAAAACAAGGGTCAAAGGTGAGGCAACAAAGTCAGGGGAAACGCCAGTACCTCATCCTAATAAGTCATCAGCTAAACAACCTAATACTCAACCAAATAAAGGGTCTGTGAAGCCTCCATCTCAGCCATCAAAACCTTCCAATCCTTCAAAACCAACGCCTGAAAATAAGCCACAACCAGAGGCTAAAAAAGAAATTACGTTATCAATCAGGGGAACGGTCGCTAACTCCTCTACCTATTTTATAAGTCCTCAAAAAGTGACAATAAAAGAAGGGGAGAGCGTTATGGATGTACTTGGTGATTTTTGTCGTGATGATGGTATCCAAGTGGGAATTCGTAACGGAAATTATGTTGCGGGTATTAATAATCTATATGAATTTGATAAAGGATCAGAAAGTGGCTGGCTTTATCGCGTGAACGGCGTTTTCCCTAGTTATGGTGCGGCGCAATACACCTTGAAAGTTGGCGATACGATTGAATGGATGTACACAGAAGATTTAGGTCATGATGTAGGTGCACCACAAGGTTAATAGGACGTTTTTTAAAGACTGGAATTTTCCAGTCTTTTTTGTTTGTTATGAAAAATAATAAAGTAGCATTATTTTGTTGTCACAAAATGGCATCTCCGACTTTAAATAGCGCTATAGAAACAACTGCTCGTGTTAGTTATTTCCTTTTTGAAAAATAATAAAGAGATATATTTGTGCATCCCTGTATATGACCTTGTAAGACCGTAAAATTTTACCTATAATTAAGGATAGAAAGTATAACAAATCGATATGTATTAAGATGTAGGGAAAGAGGTGTAATTCCTCTACAGCCCCAATCTACTGTGAGAAGGACGAAATCTCAATGACCACTGAATAGTTAGCTATTTGGGAAGGTGAGAGAGTAGGATGAATTTTAGTCAGAATACCTCGCTTAATACTTATAGTTACTACAATTCTTATTGGAAGAATTATCTAGTACAATTCATCAGATAAAACAAAGGACCGCGTCTTTGTGTATCTATTTTTTAGCATGAGTCTGTTTCTAGCCATCCTTCGATAACGATTGGATGTCTTTTTTTGTGAACTTTACTAATATTTGGGGGTCGAATAATGAAAAATATTAAACAAAAAATATTGATTATATTGGCAACATTGAGTTTAGTTATTGGTTTTTTTGCAGTACCAGCAGGTGTTTTTGCTGCTGTCACTGTGGATGAGGCAATCGATGGTGGCACATCAAAAATATTATCTACGGGTAAATTAGCGGATGATTGGCAGTCTTTAGGCGTCGCACGATCAAATACGCCAGCAAGTAAAGAAGTTCGTCAAGCGCGTTATAATGATATTGTGGCTTATTTAAATCAATCAGATCGTCTTTCAGCAACTGATTTTGAACGTACAATCATTGGCGTTGTGTCAATTGGTGGGGATCCCACTCATATTCCTGAGGCAACAACCCATAAAAATCTTGTAGAAGAACTCTATCAAAGCAATGCAATGAATTCAGGGGTAAACGCTATAATCTATGGTTTGCTTGCTTTACAGACGAAAGAGTATGCAGTACCTGAAAATGCAAATTTCTCTATTCAAGAAATGGTTGATAAACTACTGAGCTTACAAAAAGCAGATGGTGGTTGGGCTCTTGGTGGTGCAGTTGGTGATGTTGATATGACAGGTATGGCGATTACTGCTTTAGCTAAATATAAAGATATGCCGGGTGTGTCCACAGCTTTAGATCGTAGCGTGGCATGGTTATCATCAGTTCAGTTAAAATCAGGTGGTTTCAAAGGCTGGTCAAATGAAAATTCAAACTCACTTTCTCAAGCCTTGATGGCAATTACATTAACTGGTAATGACCCAAAGGGCGCGCTGTTTACCAAAGATAGCGATATGATCACCGCATTGATGACGTATCGAACAGCTGACGGTGGTTTTAAATGGTTACCGACAGATACACAAAGCAATGGTATGGCTTTAGAACAAGCCTTGTATGCATTAACACAATATAAATTTTATTTGAATGGTTCGGGTTCAATTTATGATTTTGTTAACAATCCCGTGCCACAGTTGATTGAAACACCAGTAGAACCTGATCCAAGTACAGAGGAACCGAGTTCAAGTGCAGAACCAGGCACAGAGGATTCAGATAGCAGCGATTCAAATAGCAGTGATTCAAATGTGAGTTCAGAAGACTCAAGCACAACAACGTCTATTTCAGATGGTTCAGACGAAAATACTGAAGAAACAATATCCGATTCAGAAGGTTCAAGTAATGTAGAAAAAAACACTACTGATTCAAGTGAAGCGGGTATCATCGGGGATACAGATTCAAGTACAACAGCACCGTCAAAAGAAGCTGAGGAAGAGGCTGTCCAAAATACAAGTAATAATGCTAATTCAGATAACGCCAAAAGCTTACCAAGCACAGGTGAGGCAAATGATTACATGTTTTTAAGTGTATTACTAGGCGCGAGTATGTTATTAGTGGGTGTATTTTTCTTAGCAAAAAACAAACGCAAACAGAACAATTAAATAATCAGAAAAACGGTGCTTCAAATAGAATAGTCAGCTATTTTATTTGAGGCACTTCCCTTATGAGAGAGGAGTTTTCAGGTGGGAACAGTATTAAATTCGGTTCATCCGTTTACAAGCTTTTTTTATTTTGTTGGTGTGATTATTTTGAGTATGATGTTCTTACACCCTGTCTTTTTAGTTATAGAGTTACTCTTGTTAGTACTGTATAATTTGGTTCAAAAAAATGGTGCTAAACTTAAACAAACAATGAAAGGCTCATGGTTTTTGATTCTAGCAATTATTATTATTAATCCATTACTCAATCATCGTGGCAGTCATTTTTTATTCTATATCGGTAACAATCCGATTACATTAGAAGCAGTTGTCTATGGTATTATCATGGCACTCTCTTTTAGTTGTTTGCTTATTACTTTTATTTCATATAACAGCGTGATTACAAGTCATAAATTTTTATACTTATTTTCCAGAATATCACCCCAGCTAGCGTTGTTAACAATGATTACAATGCGCTTTGTCCCTCTTTTTATTCGTCGGTTAACGACAATAAGTGCTATTCAGAAAACACGTGGCATTCAAATGACGAGCGGAAAAATAAAAAAACGTGCCCATAGTGGTATGCGTTTAGTACAAATTTTGCTGGTGTGTTCATTAGAAGAAGCTTTGCAAACAGCTGATTCGATGGAAGCACGTGGTTATGGCATAAAAAAACGAACAACCTATTTAAGTTATCAATTAGAACGGCGTGATATCATCAGCTTAATTGGTGGTCTCTTAATATTACTTATTTGTATTTATAGCAAACTACAGGGATTCGGTAATTTACAAATTTATCCTGAATTGGGGAGAATGGGTTTAGATCTGATTCAAAACCAAATAGTACTGATATTAACCGTGTTATTTGTAGGTTACCCACTTATTTTGGAAGGACGTGAATTATTATGGTGGTCTTGGCAGAAATAAAAAATTTAAACTTTAAATACCCTGAAGAACAAGAAACTGCGTTACTTTCAAGTTCATTGATCATTGAAGAAGGCGATTTTCTTGTTTTAGCGGGCTCATCAGGTAGCGGTAAAACAACGCTATTACGACATTTGAAAAAAGAATTATGGCCGATTGGTGAGCGAACAGGTGAGATTCTTTATCAGGGTGAGCGTTACCAATATTTAACAGAAGTGCAATCAGCAACAGAAATTGGAATGGTCTTTCAAAACCCAGAAAACCAAATTGTAATGGATAATGTGATGGGTGAGTTAGCTTTTTCACTTGAAAACATTGGATGCCCTCCTAAAATTATTGAAAAACGAATTGCAGAGCTTATTAGTTTTTTAGGTTTTCAAAATATACTTGAACAATCGATTCATACATTATCAGGTGGACAAAAACAGTTGGTAAATTTAGCCTCTGTTTTGATTTTACAACCCAAATTATTAGTTTTGGATGAACCAACTGCTCAACTTGATCCGATTGCGACACGTGATTTTTTAGGGTTATTGAAAAGGATTCATGAAGAATTAGGCATCACGATTGTTATGAGTGAACATCGCTTGGATGAAGTCATTCCGATGGCAACACGATTAGTGATGATGGAGGATGGCAAGATTATAGAAAATAATCGTCCAGAGACTGTCGTGGGGAATCTCTGGCAAGAGCGGGGAAATGCCTTGTTTATTCCACAAGTTCCGCGTTTGTTTTTAGAAATGGGTTCATCGGTTTTGCCATTTTCAGTGTTAGAGGGGCAACGTAACTTGCCTCGATTACAAGAGAACGTAACAGTAGCCAAAAAGGCGGATAATGCGCCTGAGAGAGAACCTATATTAAAAGCAAAATCAATTGCTTTTCAATACGAAAAAAATGGTCGTTTTATTTTGAGAGATCTTAATTTCAGTATCGCTAAGGGAGAATGGGTCGGGATAGTTGGTAAAAATGGCACCGGAAAATCGACTTTTTTAATGGTATTAGCAGGGTTGTTAAATGCGCGAAGAGGTAAGGTAACATTTGCAGGGCGAACACTTAATAAAATCGATTTACAAGAACGATACGAGCGTATTGGCTATGTTTCGCAAAATCCTGCGTATCATTTTGCTTATGACACGGTGTTTGATGAATTTTATCAGCGTGCTATTCAAATAAAGCTTCCACAACCTGAAGAAGCGGTTCAGACAATGTTGCAAGAATTGCAAATAACCCATGTTTCTAAGAGAAATCCGCTTGATTGTAGTGGTGGTGAACAACAGCTGGTTTCATTAGGTTTGGTGTTATTATCAAAACCTGAAATTTTGTTATTAGATGAGCCTACGAAAGGCTTAGATCCTGTTCGAAAACATCATTTAGGAGAGCTTTTAAAGTCTCTGCAAGCCAAAGGAACAACACTTGTAATGGCAACTCACGATATGGAATTTGCGGCAGCATATGGAACAAGGGCAGCGTTACTATTTGACGGTAAAATTTTATCGGAGGCTTCTGTAGCAGATTTTTTCAGCGATAATTTCTTCTATACGACCTCTATTAATCGCTTGGTTCGTAAATACTTACCACAGGCTTTAACATGGGAGGATGTTATACCACATGTCGAAAACTCAAAGAAATTTAATTAAGTTAATCCTTTTTTTGATTTTTATGTTAGTACTATCAGTTGCTATAACCGATAAGTATTATTTATTAATCAGTCTTTTATTTTTGGTTGCAACAATGGTACCGTTATACCGTCGTTTTGAGAACAAAAAAATTCAATCACGTGAAATTGTTTTTATTGCTGTACTTGCAGCTATTGCTGCGACCAGCCGTGTACCATTTGCGATGATTCCGAGTGTTCAACCGACGACTTTTGTGATTATTGTATCTGCCATGGTATTAGGGAGTGAAAGTGGCTTTGTCATTGGTGCGACATCGGCGCTAGTATCTAACATGTTTTTAGGTCAAGGTCCATGGACACCGTGGCAAATGTTTTGTTGGGGCATGATTGGATTCACAGCAGGACTTTTGAAAGATTCCCCAATCTTGAAAGAGATGTGGAGTCGTTTAGTATTTGGCTTTGTATGCGGCTTTCTTTTTGGATGGATTATGAATTTATGGTATGTTGTGGCATATATCAAACCGTTAAGTTGGATTGCATTTGTGCAGGCATATGCTGCTAGTTTTTATTTTGACTTAGCTCATGCACTTTCAAATGTATTTTTCTTACTACTGTTCAGTGCATCGTGGTTGAAGATTATTCGACGATTTCAAAAAAAATATGGTCTAGTCGATTTAAGTAAAGAACAACTTTAATTGCATAGTTAGCTAAACTGTCAAATTTAGAAGGTAGACAAAAAACAACTTATGTTACAATGAATAGGTAAGAAGAACACGATTATAGTATTTTAGAATAATGGAAGTTTGGTGAAAATCCAACACGGTCCCGCCACTGTAATAAGCAAAGAGTGCTTTAAGTCAGGTCTTTTATCTAAATTAAACTGGTACTGTTGTTTCGAGGCAAAAACAATAGTCGCTTATTCCAGTAGACATGTGTCTCTGGTTTTTTTTATTGCACAATGATGTGCAGTTACAAGCTGTTTAATTATTTCTGTTAGAAACCACAGAGGCAGTAAAGAGAGTAATAAATTTTATAATTCACTACAATGTATTTAAAAACTGAATAGTATCTTACAAGGATGTAGGATAATCTAATATAGCAAAGAAGCTCTAGAAAGGTGTGCAGAAAACTGCCTTTTTTCTAAAGCTTCTTTTTATTTTTTTGAAAATAGTAGCGTAAGAGTAAGGGAAGGAATGATTCGAAAATGGAGAAAATAACGTTTAAAAGTGATTTGTTTATTGGAGAAAATGCACTTGATCGTTTGTGCGAGTTTAAAAACGAAAAAATCTTCATTATAGCCGATCGTTTTATTACTAACCTTGGCATCATTGAAGCCATCACCACACGCATCACTGAACACAACACATTTTTTGTTTTCAATGACATCAGTCCAAAACCACAGATTGAACATATCATCGCTAGCATTGCGGCATTAAATGAATTTGATGGTACGATGCTGCTAGCTATAGGTAGCTGTGCTGCGATAGATACAGCTAAAGGTGTTAAGTTTTTTGGACAAAAATGTGGCACTCTTAAAGCAATGCCATTTGTTGTGATTCCAACTGCTGACGGTAATACCTCAGAAGCGGCATCTCTTTCAGTTGTTGAAAAACAAACAGAAACACTAAAATATCCCGTTGTCACCGATGCGATTTTACCAGATGAAACAATACTGGATACGGCATTGATTCAAATGATTTTTCCGAAAGTAGAAACAGAACAATGGAATGTCCCCCATCAAATAACTGCTTATTCAGCAAAAAATGGAAATCAATACAGCAAAGCCTTTGGTTGAAAATAATAAAGGATATAAAAAAACTAACGAATTCAATAGCTAGATTCGTTAGTTTTTTGTGTGGTTAAGAGGTGGAATTTTTCCTATATTCCTTCGGTGTCATCTCAAATTCTTTTTTGAATGTTTTTGAAAAATAACTCATTTGAGTGAACCCTAAACTTTGAGCAATATGGCTGATTGTTAAATCAGAGTGACGCAATAATTCTGAGGCATGAATCATTTTTTGGTGATTCACGTAAGCAATAAAAGTAATTCCTACCTCAGATTTAAAAAGTTTACTAAAATAATAGGGGCTTAAAAATACTTTATTAGCTGTTTCTTCCAAAGTAATTGTACGGTGGAGATGAAGTTTAATATAACGTTTAGCGATTTTTATTTCTTTTTTTTGTTCTAGCAAGGATGTTTTTTCTATAGGGATTGTTCCCTTATGAGGCACTATCATTTTATGGTTTGTATAATAATCACTAAGCACACTTAAAGGATCAACATCACTAAAGCTTAAATACTCTAGATGTTGATGTGATTGCACTTTTTGTTTTAATTGATAAGTCTTTTTTGGAGTTTTAGTCATGCCCAATTAGCTCCTTCATAAATTCATCTACTAACTATAGTGTATCATGTTTGCCCTTTTATAAGTATGTCCATTCGATTAACTTTACTAGTGATATCAGCTTAAAGAGAGCGAATAATAATGAAAGATAAATAAGTAATGATAGTTTCATTTAGCTTACAAGAAAGATGCTAAAATATAGCATCAATCCGTTTTGAAAACGAACGACATTGTTTGAAATATTAATTATATATTATTTTTTCAAGTTGTTAATGAGTGTGATACTGCCTTTAATTGTAGCTTTTAAGAGTCGACTCATCTCATCATCCATTTTTCCATTTTTCATGAACATAAGAGTATTTTCAGCTTCAAGTTCATTAATTGTTTCGTTGATAATGCGTTCAATATCTGTCGCATTTTCTTTGAGGGGACTTCTATCAACAAGGTAATCAATACTGATATTAAAATAGTCTGCGATTAATTTTAGTGTGTCTAAATCTGGCACACCGTGACCCTTTTCATAACGGACAATTGAAGATTGTGTGTTTTTTAAAATCAGAGCAAGTTGTTCCTGCGTAAGCTCATTATTTTGTCGAAGACGACGTAATTTTTTACCAAAAGTTAACCCAGAAGTCATAATGATTCCCCTTTTATTAGATATTTATAATGGTAGTCTAAAAATATTTGATATGTATTATTGAAAAGATACATATGATTGTAATCGTTACCATTTAAAATAAGTATAATAAATTCTTATCACTTTCGTAAAGTAGTTGCTCAAGGTTTTTAATTGCCGTATTTTTTCTTAGTAACTAATCACAAAATAGCTGAAAGCTTTCAATTATTACAGGTTAAAATAGTGTTAGTTAATTTTCTTGAAAATGGTACGTTATTAATGATCTGATAAAGTGGCTAAATTAATAATTTTCAACAGTGTTTCTGTTATTTCAACAGGTGAATCCTTACTGCCATTGGTGATCCAGCTCCTCATAGCCTGAGTAGTACCACCTAAGATGAAGCTTTTTTGAATAGTATTTAATTGATTAAGTTGTGAATTTTCAGCAATGATTTTTTCTGAAAAAGAATAAAAAGGTTGTTCTATTAGATAGAAAAGTTGAT comes from Brochothrix thermosphacta DSM 20171 = FSL F6-1036 and encodes:
- a CDS encoding ECF transporter S component, with translation MSKTQRNLIKLILFLIFMLVLSVAITDKYYLLISLLFLVATMVPLYRRFENKKIQSREIVFIAVLAAIAATSRVPFAMIPSVQPTTFVIIVSAMVLGSESGFVIGATSALVSNMFLGQGPWTPWQMFCWGMIGFTAGLLKDSPILKEMWSRLVFGFVCGFLFGWIMNLWYVVAYIKPLSWIAFVQAYAASFYFDLAHALSNVFFLLLFSASWLKIIRRFQKKYGLVDLSKEQL
- a CDS encoding iron-containing alcohol dehydrogenase, with product MEKITFKSDLFIGENALDRLCEFKNEKIFIIADRFITNLGIIEAITTRITEHNTFFVFNDISPKPQIEHIIASIAALNEFDGTMLLAIGSCAAIDTAKGVKFFGQKCGTLKAMPFVVIPTADGNTSEAASLSVVEKQTETLKYPVVTDAILPDETILDTALIQMIFPKVETEQWNVPHQITAYSAKNGNQYSKAFG
- a CDS encoding helix-turn-helix transcriptional regulator; translation: MTKTPKKTYQLKQKVQSHQHLEYLSFSDVDPLSVLSDYYTNHKMIVPHKGTIPIEKTSLLEQKKEIKIAKRYIKLHLHRTITLEETANKVFLSPYYFSKLFKSEVGITFIAYVNHQKMIHASELLRHSDLTISHIAQSLGFTQMSYFSKTFKKEFEMTPKEYRKNSTS
- a CDS encoding helix-turn-helix domain-containing protein codes for the protein MTSGLTFGKKLRRLRQNNELTQEQLALILKNTQSSIVRYEKGHGVPDLDTLKLIADYFNISIDYLVDRSPLKENATDIERIINETINELEAENTLMFMKNGKMDDEMSRLLKATIKGSITLINNLKK